Proteins encoded within one genomic window of Pedobacter africanus:
- a CDS encoding translocation/assembly module TamB domain-containing protein, with the protein MNKYIRKSLKVVLWIIASVILLVVLIALSLNIPFVQNFVKDQVIGYLKDKTQTEIRLESIKIGLPKDVILNKFYIEDKKGDTLLYAQKLAVDISLFELLNNKVEINNITLQKIRANVTRINPDTAFNFSFLADAFMSEQEKPEEEVKKDSTSTLKFSVNKVNLEDIGIVYRDDVAGNDMKLQLGEFKANIKDFDLDNQRYVIKTLSLKNTAVKYLQQKPLTQLKAHLENSIDTAKTESGKLPQIEIQDFIFNNIKIGFDDRLSRTSANVDLNSLAVTKLFVDLTHNQYKLDEARLNNSKVNFSSGESDMKANVDLRELSLAKLIADVQHSKYQLESAALNRSEIAFSFKPAPVAKATAQSDTAAKTPGIAFQVKKLNLAENRVKFDNFAEKPAKGMDFNHLLINSLGIQAENLAYSDAGIKVKVKSGSMKEKSGFELQKLQGDVAYSEKQTKANNLLVKTPNTYIEGNTQLDYTAMEDLTKHPEKVKIYLQVKNTIIGLKDAAYFSDAVPASYRNEKIKLNALAHGYMNNLVIPKLQVDGLKSTHIDITGTAKGLPDVNKTVLDLNIKRFALTKSDLLVVIPKKSLPANIILPNTINANGRFKGSMTNFNTGFNINTDMGSAKLLASMKGAKGKESYNADISLNNFNVGRLLKMESQLGRITAKANVKGTGLDAKKASATLNGQIISAYYNKYTYRNLNLSGTYKRQQLNLKSSMADTNASFALTAHLDISGKYPAVKADADLKQIDLQKLNFSATEFKLAGFVKADIQTADPDYLNGDITINGMQVVKEGQRFNVDTIIVHSEASADHNLLTLKSEFLRARIDGKYQLTNLGSAMINQINKYYQFGTVTKIPDQRFRFYVNFYNPKILKNFVPELTTFAPSRMWGLLDTQKDSLVMNAMFPQLVYGSYRVDSTRLNINNTDQKLNYKFTIKSLQSPAISFYNNEISGAALNNNLDLNVFLRDSKRKDKYVLGGQFKSIDKNYRFSFDPQKVLLNYDKWTVAPENYLQFGASGILAHQFNLSNGGQLLSINSESNTPNAPLKVTFKDFRIETLTRFAEADSAMAGGSINGTVNVKDLAGTPKFEANLTVDELRYQKDMLGTLRIAVNNNTENAFETNIALSGIHELRANGFYYTAPQSAMDLTLNIDKIDLKAVESLSMGQIRKGTGTVSGHLSVKGSLDAPKVLGDLKFNQAGFNVAYVNSFFRMPNETISFTETGINFNRFNILDSLNQKAVITGGILTTNYRDFKFNMDIRTTNFRALNSTAEDNELIYGTVYLTSTIKVRGDMNQPNVDMNLRVEDKTKFFFAMPADDPTVIDQEGIVQYVDFDAPPFNGKKALSVADSISKAPIKGFNLSATINIDENAELNVVVDPTNGDNLRVKGQATLAATMDPSGKTSLTGRYEISEGSYNLTVGPVKRDFKLQQGSNIVWTGEPTEANVDLTALYEVNAAPIDLLNEPDNVQAKTKLPFQVYLMMTGQLMKPIIKFKVDLPENERGALSGQVYTKVQRINADEGELNKQVFALLVLERFIADNPFQSLAGGGLNASSIARSSVSKLLTQQLNNLASDLIKGVDINFGVNSSEDYSTGKMEQKTDLEIGLSKKLLSDRLIVTVGSSFGLEGPQQQGQKSTNIAGNVNIEYLLSRDGRYRLRAYRRNQNEGVIEGQIIETGLGFALVVDYNKFREVFQKFSKKKRLRQEQRANDETTN; encoded by the coding sequence TTGAATAAATATATACGCAAGAGTCTTAAAGTTGTACTCTGGATCATCGCAAGTGTTATCTTGCTTGTGGTTCTGATTGCCCTTTCCTTAAACATTCCATTTGTTCAAAATTTTGTGAAAGACCAGGTTATAGGCTATTTAAAAGATAAAACCCAGACCGAGATCCGCCTGGAAAGCATTAAAATAGGTCTCCCAAAAGACGTTATTCTGAACAAGTTTTATATTGAAGACAAAAAGGGAGATACCCTGCTTTATGCGCAAAAGCTGGCAGTCGACATTAGCCTTTTTGAGCTGCTGAACAATAAGGTTGAGATAAATAACATCACACTGCAGAAAATAAGGGCAAATGTAACACGCATAAACCCCGACACTGCCTTTAATTTTTCCTTCCTGGCTGATGCCTTTATGTCTGAGCAGGAAAAACCCGAAGAAGAAGTAAAAAAAGACAGCACTTCAACCCTCAAGTTTTCGGTGAATAAGGTCAATCTGGAAGACATCGGCATTGTATACCGCGATGATGTGGCGGGTAACGACATGAAGTTGCAGCTTGGGGAGTTCAAAGCCAATATCAAAGATTTTGACCTGGATAACCAGCGATATGTCATCAAAACCCTTTCTTTAAAAAACACAGCGGTAAAATACCTGCAGCAAAAACCTTTAACACAACTTAAAGCGCATCTGGAAAACAGTATAGACACTGCTAAAACCGAATCTGGAAAACTACCACAGATTGAAATACAAGACTTTATTTTCAATAACATTAAGATAGGATTCGATGACCGGCTCTCCAGGACCAGTGCTAATGTGGATTTAAACAGCCTTGCGGTAACCAAACTTTTTGTTGACCTGACCCATAACCAATACAAATTGGACGAAGCCAGACTCAACAACAGTAAAGTAAATTTCAGCTCCGGTGAATCGGACATGAAAGCAAATGTTGACCTCAGGGAGCTTTCTCTGGCTAAGCTGATTGCAGATGTGCAGCATAGCAAGTACCAGCTGGAAAGTGCAGCATTGAACAGATCGGAAATTGCTTTTTCTTTCAAACCTGCCCCGGTGGCCAAAGCTACTGCACAATCAGACACTGCAGCAAAAACACCTGGAATCGCCTTTCAGGTAAAAAAGCTCAACCTGGCAGAGAACAGGGTTAAGTTTGACAATTTTGCAGAAAAACCGGCTAAGGGCATGGATTTTAACCACCTGCTGATCAATAGCCTGGGCATACAGGCAGAAAACCTGGCCTACAGCGATGCCGGTATAAAGGTGAAGGTGAAATCGGGTTCGATGAAAGAAAAAAGTGGCTTTGAACTCCAAAAACTGCAAGGCGATGTAGCCTATTCAGAAAAGCAGACCAAAGCAAATAACCTGCTGGTAAAAACCCCTAATACCTATATAGAGGGCAATACCCAGCTGGATTATACGGCTATGGAAGACCTCACCAAACACCCGGAAAAGGTAAAGATATACCTGCAGGTAAAGAATACTATCATTGGTCTAAAAGATGCGGCCTATTTTAGCGATGCTGTACCCGCCAGCTACCGGAACGAAAAGATAAAGCTCAATGCGCTTGCACATGGCTATATGAATAATCTGGTCATTCCAAAATTACAGGTAGATGGACTGAAAAGCACCCATATTGACATCACTGGAACAGCCAAAGGCTTGCCGGATGTAAACAAAACGGTACTTGACCTAAACATCAAAAGGTTTGCACTCACTAAGAGCGATCTGTTGGTCGTTATCCCTAAAAAGTCGTTGCCTGCCAACATCATCCTGCCCAATACCATTAACGCAAACGGTAGGTTTAAAGGCTCTATGACCAATTTCAATACCGGCTTTAACATCAATACCGACATGGGCTCTGCAAAACTGCTGGCCAGTATGAAAGGGGCAAAAGGCAAAGAAAGTTACAATGCAGATATCAGCCTGAACAATTTTAATGTTGGCCGCCTGTTAAAAATGGAATCACAGCTGGGCAGAATAACTGCAAAGGCAAATGTAAAGGGAACGGGGCTCGATGCCAAAAAGGCCAGTGCAACCCTAAACGGACAAATCATCAGCGCCTATTACAATAAATATACTTATCGTAATTTAAACCTCAGCGGCACCTACAAACGTCAGCAACTGAATTTAAAAAGCAGCATGGCCGATACGAATGCCAGCTTTGCACTTACAGCCCATCTGGATATATCAGGTAAATATCCCGCTGTAAAGGCAGATGCAGACCTGAAGCAGATCGACCTCCAAAAACTGAATTTCAGTGCCACAGAGTTTAAACTGGCAGGCTTTGTTAAGGCAGACATTCAAACCGCAGATCCGGATTACCTGAATGGTGACATCACCATCAACGGGATGCAGGTAGTGAAAGAAGGGCAGCGCTTCAATGTAGACACCATTATTGTCCACTCAGAGGCTTCGGCCGACCACAACCTGCTGACTTTAAAATCGGAATTCCTGAGGGCCAGAATAGATGGTAAGTACCAGCTCACCAACCTGGGCAGCGCCATGATCAACCAGATCAATAAGTATTATCAGTTTGGAACGGTAACCAAAATCCCTGATCAGCGGTTCCGGTTTTATGTTAACTTTTATAACCCCAAGATCTTAAAGAACTTTGTGCCGGAACTCACAACCTTTGCACCCTCGCGCATGTGGGGATTACTGGATACCCAAAAGGACAGCCTGGTAATGAATGCAATGTTCCCTCAGCTGGTGTATGGCAGTTACCGTGTAGACAGCACCCGCCTGAACATCAACAATACGGATCAGAAACTAAACTATAAGTTTACCATCAAGAGCCTGCAAAGCCCTGCTATCTCCTTCTACAACAACGAGATCAGCGGAGCGGCCTTAAACAACAATCTGGATTTGAATGTATTCTTAAGGGACAGCAAACGCAAAGATAAATATGTACTGGGCGGTCAGTTCAAATCTATAGACAAGAACTATCGCTTTAGTTTCGACCCGCAGAAGGTACTGCTCAACTATGACAAATGGACTGTAGCGCCAGAAAATTACTTGCAGTTTGGGGCCTCAGGTATCCTTGCCCATCAGTTTAACCTTAGCAATGGCGGGCAGCTCCTCAGCATCAACAGCGAAAGCAATACCCCTAACGCCCCGCTTAAGGTAACGTTTAAAGATTTCAGGATTGAAACACTCACCAGGTTTGCAGAGGCAGACAGTGCGATGGCCGGCGGGTCCATCAATGGGACGGTAAATGTGAAAGACCTTGCAGGCACACCTAAATTTGAGGCCAACCTTACCGTAGATGAGCTGCGCTACCAGAAAGACATGCTGGGCACCCTGCGCATTGCAGTGAACAACAACACCGAAAATGCTTTTGAAACCAATATTGCCTTATCGGGCATACATGAACTGCGTGCAAATGGCTTTTATTATACTGCCCCCCAGAGCGCAATGGATCTGACGCTGAATATTGATAAGATTGATTTAAAAGCTGTAGAAAGCCTGTCTATGGGACAGATCAGGAAAGGGACAGGAACGGTGAGCGGACACCTATCTGTAAAAGGTAGTCTGGATGCCCCAAAAGTTCTGGGCGACCTTAAATTTAATCAGGCAGGTTTTAATGTGGCTTATGTAAATTCTTTCTTCAGAATGCCAAACGAGACCATTAGTTTTACTGAAACCGGTATCAACTTCAACAGGTTCAACATACTGGATTCCCTGAATCAGAAGGCGGTGATCACAGGCGGTATCCTGACTACAAACTATAGGGATTTTAAATTCAACATGGACATCCGCACCACCAATTTCAGGGCCTTGAACTCGACCGCTGAGGACAATGAGCTAATTTACGGAACGGTGTACCTGACCAGCACCATTAAAGTGCGTGGCGACATGAACCAGCCTAATGTAGACATGAATTTAAGAGTAGAAGACAAAACCAAATTCTTCTTTGCCATGCCAGCTGATGACCCCACAGTAATAGACCAGGAAGGTATTGTGCAATATGTTGATTTTGACGCCCCTCCTTTCAATGGAAAAAAGGCACTTTCGGTGGCCGATTCCATTAGTAAAGCCCCAATAAAAGGGTTTAACCTGAGCGCTACCATCAATATAGATGAAAATGCTGAATTAAACGTAGTTGTAGATCCTACCAACGGCGATAATTTGAGGGTAAAAGGTCAGGCTACCCTGGCGGCTACCATGGACCCGAGTGGAAAAACCAGCTTAACCGGGCGTTACGAGATTTCTGAAGGTAGCTACAATTTAACCGTAGGACCGGTGAAAAGGGATTTTAAATTGCAGCAAGGCAGCAACATTGTATGGACAGGTGAGCCTACCGAAGCCAACGTTGACCTTACTGCATTGTACGAGGTAAATGCCGCGCCTATAGACCTGCTCAATGAGCCGGACAACGTTCAGGCAAAAACCAAGCTGCCCTTCCAGGTATACCTGATGATGACCGGTCAGCTGATGAAACCTATCATTAAATTTAAAGTAGACCTGCCGGAAAACGAACGGGGTGCGCTAAGTGGCCAGGTCTATACCAAAGTACAGCGAATCAATGCCGATGAAGGTGAACTGAACAAACAGGTATTTGCGCTGTTGGTGCTCGAACGCTTTATTGCAGATAACCCTTTCCAAAGCCTAGCGGGCGGAGGGTTGAATGCTTCAAGTATTGCGCGGTCCAGCGTAAGCAAACTGCTTACCCAGCAGCTGAACAATCTGGCATCCGACCTTATCAAAGGGGTAGACATTAACTTCGGTGTCAATTCATCCGAAGATTATTCGACAGGCAAAATGGAGCAGAAAACCGACCTGGAAATCGGGCTTTCCAAAAAACTGCTGAGCGACAGGCTGATTGTTACTGTGGGCAGTTCTTTTGGGCTGGAAGGCCCACAGCAGCAGGGACAAAAATCGACCAATATTGCGGGCAACGTAAACATAGAATATCTGCTTTCCAGAGACGGCAGGTACAGGTTAAGGGCCTACCGCCGTAACCAGAATGAAGGGGTAATAGAAGGACAGATCATTGAAACCGGCTTGGGCTTTGCGCTGGTGGTCGACTACAATAAGTTCAGAGAGGTATTCCAGAAATTCTCTAAAAAGAAAAGATTAAGACAAGAACAGCGAGCTAACGATGAGACAACGAATTAA
- the tamL gene encoding translocation and assembly module lipoprotein TamL yields MRQRIKYGLFILTCFIWAGCSSTKSLKPGQVLYTGAEININPDSSARIDNQKDVKAALEGKTRPRPNKSLLGIKFKLGLYNLAGQPKKPKGGLRNWLRKIGEPPVLLSEVKIPYNNAVLKSYLISQGYLQAEVTGDTVVKGKKGKAVYTANTGNRYKLNNVTFPKDSTGVTAVINETKENTLLKTGENYDLDVFKNERIRIDNDLKEKGYFYFSPDYLILQVDSTIGKNRADIRLKVKDIAPDAGLKPYTINDINIYPNYSLRRDSALRASTPELYKDFKIYDPRKTFKTGLFDRLVFFQKGEYYSRGDHNKSLNRMVNIGVFQAVKAEFLPVDSFKNNQLNLNVYLTPLKKNSLSFSVTGTSKSNNFVGSEIKITQTTRNLFRGAEQLDVSASGGFETQVSGVAKGLNSYSFTTEAKLTFPRFITPFKGLNSTNNFIPKTIASLSYQLLSRGSLYNLNSFKAEFGYNWKESQYKEHTFNPISVNYVTSSVDSLTRDSLFNANPGLQKNLEKQFIIGSNYSFTYTDQMNESQRNNIYFNGTLETGGNVWGMFASKNNEGKKSVFGIPINQFIRVEADLRNYYKITKNIIWANRLNLGYGYAYGNNTSIPFVRQFFAGGTNDIRAFPARSLGPGTYNYRDNPGATENRTYTDQSGDIKAMLNTELRFKLVSILHGALFADAGNVWLRKEDMGSPATPTSEAIPGRPGSGFKFKNALSEMAVGTGAGLRIDATIFVIRLDVAFPVRKPYLPAGQRWVIDQIDFGSKTWRKENLIYNIGIGYPF; encoded by the coding sequence ATGAGACAACGAATTAAATACGGGTTATTTATACTTACATGCTTTATCTGGGCAGGCTGCAGCAGTACCAAAAGTCTTAAGCCCGGACAGGTCCTGTATACAGGTGCAGAGATCAACATCAATCCCGATTCATCTGCAAGGATAGACAACCAGAAAGATGTGAAGGCCGCTCTGGAAGGAAAGACCAGACCAAGGCCAAATAAGTCTCTTCTGGGCATTAAATTTAAGCTCGGATTGTACAACCTGGCAGGCCAGCCCAAAAAGCCTAAGGGTGGCTTAAGAAACTGGCTCCGCAAAATAGGAGAACCGCCTGTATTACTTAGCGAAGTTAAGATCCCTTACAACAACGCTGTATTAAAAAGTTATTTAATCAGCCAGGGATATCTGCAGGCAGAAGTTACAGGCGACACAGTAGTCAAAGGCAAAAAGGGCAAGGCTGTTTATACCGCAAACACTGGCAACAGGTATAAGCTCAATAATGTTACCTTTCCAAAAGACAGTACCGGTGTAACAGCTGTAATTAATGAAACGAAAGAAAATACCCTGCTCAAAACAGGAGAAAACTACGATCTGGATGTTTTTAAAAATGAGCGTATCCGGATAGACAACGACCTGAAGGAAAAGGGCTATTTTTATTTCAGTCCGGATTACCTGATTCTGCAGGTAGACAGTACTATTGGAAAAAACCGTGCCGACATCAGGTTGAAAGTAAAAGACATTGCACCCGATGCAGGCCTGAAACCCTACACCATTAATGACATCAACATCTATCCGAACTATAGCCTGCGGCGCGACAGTGCGTTAAGGGCATCAACCCCGGAACTGTACAAGGATTTTAAAATTTATGACCCAAGGAAAACCTTTAAAACAGGACTGTTTGACCGCCTTGTATTCTTTCAAAAAGGCGAATATTACAGCCGGGGAGACCACAACAAATCGCTGAACCGCATGGTTAACATCGGTGTTTTTCAGGCAGTAAAAGCAGAGTTTTTACCGGTAGACAGCTTTAAGAACAACCAGCTGAACCTGAATGTATACCTCACTCCATTAAAGAAAAACTCACTCAGTTTTTCTGTAACCGGAACCAGCAAGTCCAATAACTTTGTGGGTTCGGAAATCAAAATAACACAAACTACCAGGAACTTATTCAGGGGTGCAGAGCAACTCGATGTAAGTGCCAGTGGGGGTTTTGAAACGCAGGTTAGCGGTGTAGCCAAAGGACTTAACTCCTATTCCTTTACCACAGAGGCCAAGCTAACCTTCCCCAGGTTCATTACCCCATTTAAGGGCTTAAACAGCACCAATAATTTCATTCCAAAGACCATAGCCTCGCTTTCTTACCAGCTACTAAGCAGGGGCTCACTTTACAACCTGAATTCTTTTAAGGCAGAATTCGGTTACAACTGGAAAGAAAGCCAATACAAAGAACATACTTTTAACCCCATCTCTGTCAATTATGTAACTTCCAGCGTAGACAGTTTAACAAGGGACAGTCTTTTCAATGCCAATCCCGGATTGCAAAAGAACCTTGAAAAACAGTTCATCATTGGCAGCAACTATAGCTTTACCTACACCGATCAGATGAATGAATCGCAAAGGAACAACATTTATTTCAATGGCACACTGGAAACGGGCGGAAACGTATGGGGGATGTTTGCTTCAAAAAATAACGAAGGCAAAAAATCCGTTTTCGGCATTCCCATTAACCAGTTTATCAGGGTTGAGGCCGATTTAAGAAACTATTATAAGATCACAAAAAACATCATCTGGGCAAACCGTTTAAACCTTGGCTATGGCTATGCATACGGCAACAATACTTCCATCCCTTTTGTACGTCAGTTTTTCGCAGGGGGCACAAACGATATCCGTGCTTTTCCGGCCCGTTCTTTAGGCCCCGGAACATATAACTACAGGGATAACCCCGGCGCTACAGAAAACAGGACCTATACCGATCAGAGTGGCGACATCAAGGCCATGCTGAATACAGAGCTCCGTTTTAAACTGGTCAGTATATTACATGGGGCGCTTTTTGCGGATGCCGGTAATGTGTGGCTAAGAAAGGAAGACATGGGCAGCCCCGCTACGCCTACCAGCGAGGCCATTCCCGGCAGGCCCGGCTCTGGCTTTAAATTTAAAAATGCCTTGAGCGAGATGGCAGTAGGTACCGGTGCAGGCCTAAGGATAGACGCCACCATTTTCGTGATCAGGCTGGATGTGGCCTTCCCTGTCCGCAAACCTTACCTCCCTGCAGGACAGCGCTGGGTAATTGACCAGATTGATTTTGGCAGCAAAACCTGGCGTAAAGAAAATTTAATTTATAATATTGGAATAGGATATCCTTTTTAA
- a CDS encoding YihY/virulence factor BrkB family protein, giving the protein MTIFKKAKHFVKATLHLFIAAGKGFMEDRVMKLSAALAYYTIFSLTPLIIIVLSAASLFLGNPDPGSLELNPREELFSEIRDLVGPDAAAQLQTFVNNANTTGKSTIGLIIGIVTLVIGATAIFIEIQDSINLIWKVKAVPKKGWKKLITNRLLSFSLIVSLGFLLLVSLVINSVVVAIGDKLGYFISSSKISEYIPLATDTTTLLINILNNAITLAAVTAVFTIIFKVLPDVTLKWKPAIVGALFTALLFSLGKYLIGIYIEKGNPGSAFGAASSLIVILLWVYYTAIILYFGAEFTQAYAERYAKGIMPSKYAVHTKIVVIEKKVDVLPPQHPEDTKID; this is encoded by the coding sequence ATGACCATTTTCAAGAAAGCCAAGCACTTTGTTAAAGCAACCCTTCACTTGTTTATAGCAGCAGGAAAAGGTTTTATGGAAGACCGTGTGATGAAACTCAGCGCAGCACTGGCCTATTACACCATTTTTTCACTCACCCCGCTCATCATTATCGTACTTTCGGCCGCCAGTTTATTTTTAGGCAATCCCGATCCCGGCAGTCTGGAACTCAATCCCCGTGAAGAGCTTTTTTCTGAAATCCGTGACTTGGTAGGCCCTGATGCGGCAGCACAGCTGCAGACTTTTGTGAACAACGCCAATACCACTGGTAAAAGCACCATCGGGCTGATCATCGGAATTGTAACCCTGGTCATTGGGGCTACAGCTATTTTTATAGAGATCCAGGACAGCATCAACCTGATCTGGAAGGTGAAGGCCGTTCCAAAAAAGGGCTGGAAAAAATTGATCACCAACAGGTTGCTTTCTTTTTCGCTGATCGTATCACTTGGCTTTTTACTGCTGGTATCACTGGTCATCAACAGCGTGGTAGTAGCCATTGGCGATAAACTGGGTTATTTTATATCTTCCAGCAAGATCAGCGAGTATATACCCCTGGCCACCGACACCACCACCCTGCTCATCAACATCTTAAACAATGCCATAACCCTGGCCGCTGTGACGGCCGTATTTACCATTATATTTAAGGTCTTGCCCGATGTTACCCTCAAATGGAAACCGGCAATTGTAGGTGCCCTTTTTACTGCTTTACTTTTTAGCCTGGGCAAATACCTTATTGGCATCTATATAGAAAAAGGCAACCCCGGTTCTGCATTTGGCGCTGCAAGTTCACTCATTGTAATTTTGCTATGGGTATACTATACGGCTATTATCCTATATTTCGGTGCTGAGTTTACACAGGCCTATGCCGAAAGGTATGCCAAAGGAATTATGCCAAGCAAATATGCTGTGCATACCAAAATTGTGGTCATCGAAAAAAAGGTAGATGTGCTGCCCCCTCAGCATCCGGAAGATACAAAGATCGATTAA
- a CDS encoding ATP-binding protein, with protein MNALKENVTQLVKLREDYSKVDSCIYILYQAENNSRLYAVTADREYIKKFSAQIQKVSTFLGELNINVDDDVLMPGIDRLVKQKKQKTESYLKLRKLTDSLVLGFSQLGLVEHEAETVLSLPKAKQEVKTITSFDTIKHNPAPEKKFFGRLADAFSGKSKQKDTSLTIIKTEKNIVVKQDVRSFNKQQIKKIQEYYKRLYANANKLKSDEKAILLLNSKLVTEIINILQTFKKNEIAYVVDGRALLGAELAADIEALDGITLVNVLLLTVLVIIILYNIIKLYKNEKVLINLGKRASQDSHSKSRFLANMSHEIRTPLNSVVGFSEQLSKSELTPEQSDQVEAIRNSSEMLLALVNEILDFSKYEVGKINLENAPFMPQDEIMEVFNSMNVLAVNKNLLLENKVTLEKGVCLLGDRLRLKQLLMNLLTNAIKFTSSGKVSLKVQLVLHGKKHGQLKVQVEDTGIGIAPEDLGFIFDEFAQVYSSARSRQQGTGLGLAICKKIVELQGGKINVSSTLGKGSVFSFEIPYEISKIKEPQTVVTEELQPSHKLSGKRILLVDDNKMNVLLAQTVLKKWEMQYDCAYDGKEALDLYKKNEYDLILTDIQMPVMGGVELTHEIRYNGDFTKSTIPILGITAHVLQEDRDVYLKAGMNDLVLKPFLEQELIDKITQYI; from the coding sequence ATGAATGCACTAAAGGAGAATGTTACGCAGCTGGTAAAGCTAAGGGAAGATTATTCGAAGGTTGATAGCTGTATTTATATCTTATATCAGGCCGAGAACAATTCGCGTTTATATGCGGTTACGGCTGACAGGGAATACATTAAAAAGTTTTCTGCCCAGATACAGAAAGTATCTACATTTTTGGGTGAACTCAATATCAATGTAGACGATGATGTGCTGATGCCAGGTATAGACCGGCTGGTAAAGCAAAAAAAGCAGAAAACGGAAAGCTACCTGAAGCTAAGGAAACTTACAGATAGCCTGGTACTGGGTTTTTCACAACTTGGCCTGGTGGAGCACGAGGCCGAAACTGTACTTAGTTTACCGAAAGCAAAGCAGGAGGTAAAAACAATCACCAGCTTTGACACCATTAAACATAACCCGGCCCCGGAGAAAAAATTCTTTGGCAGGCTGGCCGATGCCTTCTCCGGAAAAAGCAAACAAAAGGACACTTCGCTAACTATTATCAAGACGGAAAAGAATATTGTAGTTAAGCAGGATGTAAGGAGTTTTAACAAGCAGCAGATTAAAAAGATCCAGGAGTATTATAAGCGTCTTTATGCAAATGCAAACAAATTAAAAAGTGATGAAAAGGCTATACTGTTGCTGAACAGTAAACTGGTGACAGAGATCATTAACATTCTGCAGACTTTTAAGAAAAATGAAATCGCTTATGTTGTGGATGGGCGGGCGTTGCTGGGGGCCGAACTTGCCGCAGATATTGAGGCCCTGGATGGCATTACGCTCGTGAACGTCTTGTTGCTGACGGTTCTTGTTATCATTATTCTTTACAACATCATCAAACTGTACAAGAATGAGAAGGTGTTGATCAATCTGGGTAAGCGGGCTTCGCAGGATTCACATTCCAAAAGTCGCTTCCTGGCCAATATGAGCCATGAAATCCGTACCCCGTTAAACTCGGTTGTGGGTTTTTCTGAACAGCTGAGCAAGAGCGAATTGACACCCGAACAATCCGATCAGGTAGAGGCCATCCGCAATTCTTCCGAAATGCTGCTGGCGCTGGTGAACGAGATCCTTGATTTTTCTAAGTATGAAGTGGGTAAAATAAACCTGGAGAATGCGCCCTTTATGCCACAGGATGAGATTATGGAGGTGTTTAACAGCATGAATGTGCTGGCGGTAAATAAAAATCTTCTGCTGGAAAATAAGGTGACACTGGAAAAAGGCGTTTGCTTGCTGGGCGATCGCCTGCGCCTGAAGCAGTTGCTCATGAACTTACTCACCAATGCCATTAAATTTACCAGTAGCGGAAAGGTTTCCTTAAAAGTTCAGCTTGTGCTTCATGGGAAAAAACACGGACAGCTGAAAGTGCAGGTGGAGGATACCGGCATAGGTATAGCACCCGAAGATCTGGGCTTTATTTTTGACGAATTTGCACAGGTCTATTCTTCTGCAAGATCCAGGCAGCAGGGAACGGGATTGGGACTGGCCATTTGCAAGAAAATTGTAGAGCTGCAGGGCGGGAAGATAAATGTGAGCAGCACCCTGGGCAAAGGTTCTGTGTTCAGCTTTGAAATACCTTATGAGATCTCAAAAATTAAAGAGCCCCAGACTGTAGTGACGGAGGAGCTGCAACCTTCCCATAAGCTTAGTGGAAAACGTATCTTGCTGGTAGACGATAATAAGATGAATGTACTACTTGCCCAGACTGTGCTGAAAAAATGGGAAATGCAATACGATTGTGCCTATGATGGTAAAGAGGCGCTCGACCTGTACAAAAAGAATGAGTACGACCTGATCCTTACCGATATCCAGATGCCGGTAATGGGTGGGGTAGAGCTTACACACGAAATCAGGTACAATGGGGATTTTACAAAGTCTACCATTCCTATATTAGGCATAACTGCCCATGTGCTGCAGGAAGATCGCGACGTTTATTTAAAGGCGGGAATGAACGACCTGGTATTGAAGCCTTTCCTGGAGCAGGAACTGATTGACAAAATTACCCAATACATTTAA